A window of Peromyscus eremicus chromosome 7, PerEre_H2_v1, whole genome shotgun sequence contains these coding sequences:
- the Gmppb gene encoding mannose-1-phosphate guanyltransferase beta: MKALILVGGYGTRLRPLTLSTPKPLVDFCNKPILLHQVEALVAAGVDHVILAVSYMSQMLEKEMKAQEQRLGIRISMSHEEEPLGTAGPLALARDLLSETADPFFVLNSDVICDFPFRAMVQFHRHHGQEGSILVTKVEEPSKYGVVVCEADTGRIHRFVEKPQVFVSNKINAGMYILSPAVLQRIQLKPTSIEKEIFPVMAQEGQLYAMELQGFWMDIGQPKDFLTGMCLFLQSLRQKHPERLCSGPGIVGNVLVDPSARIGQNCSIGPNVSLGPGVVVEDGVCIRRCTVLRDAHIRSHSWLESCIVGWRCRVGQWVRMENITVLGEDVIVNDELYLNGASVLPHKSIGESVPEPRIIM; encoded by the exons ATGAAAGCACTGATCTTGGTAGGTGGGTATGGGACACGGTTGCGGCCGCTGACGCTGAGCACCCCGAAGCCATTGGTGGACTTCTGCAATAAGCCTATTTTGCTGCATCAAGTGGAGGCGCTTGTCGCG GCAGGTGTGGACCACGTGATCCTGGCAGTGAGCTACATGTCACAGATgttggaaaaagaaatgaaggcacAGGAGCAGAGG CTTGGAATCCGAATCTCCATGTCTCATGAAGAAGAGCCTTTGGGGACAG CTGGGCCTCTGGCACTGGCCCGAGACCTACTCTCTGAGACCGCAGACCCTTTCTTCGTTCTCAACAGTGATGTGATCTGTGATTTTCCTTTCCGAGCCATGGTGCAGTTTCATCGACACCATGGCCAAGAGGGCTCCATCTTG GTAACCAAGGTGGAAGAGCCTTCCAAGTATGGTGTGGTGGTATGTGAGGCTGACACAGGCCGCATTCACCGTTTTGTTGAGAAGCCGCAGGTATTTGTATCCAATAAGATCAACGCAGGCATGTACATCCTGAGCCCTGCTGTACTGCAGCGCATCCAG CTGAAGCCTACATCCATTGAGAAGGAGATCTTCCCAGTTATGGCCCAGGAGGGGCAGCTATATGCCATGGAGCTTCAGG GTTTCTGGATGGACATTGGCCAGCCCAAGGACTTCCTCACTGGCATGTGCCTCTTCCTGCAGTCGCTGAGACAGAAGCATCCAGAGAGACTGTGCTCAGGCCCCGGCATTGTGGGGAATGTACTTGTG GACCCAAGTGCCCGTATTGGTCAGAACTGCAGCATTGGCCCCAATGTAAGCCTGGGTCCTGGTGTGGTGGTGGAGGATGGCGTGTGCATCCGGCGGTGCACAGTGCTTCGGGATGCTCACATCCGCTCCCACTCGTGGCTCGAGTCATGTATCGTGGGCTGGCGCTGCCGTGTGGGTCAGTGG gtacGCATGGAGAACATAACAGTGCTGGGCGAAGATGTCATAGTTAATGATGAACTCTACCTCAACGGAGCCAGTGTGCTGCCCCACAAGTCTATTGGGGAGTCGGTGCCAGAGCCTCGTATTATCATGTGA